A window of the Cynocephalus volans isolate mCynVol1 chromosome 10, mCynVol1.pri, whole genome shotgun sequence genome harbors these coding sequences:
- the PPP1R14A gene encoding protein phosphatase 1 regulatory subunit 14A, with amino-acid sequence MAAQRLGKRVLSKLQSPSRARGPGGSSGGLQKRHARVTVKYDRRELQRRLDVEKWIDGRLEELYRGREADMPDEVNIDELLELESEDERSQKIQGLLKSCRNPTEDFIQELLTKLRGLHKQPGLRQSSSSQDGSLSPLQDRARTAPP; translated from the exons ATGGCAGCTCAGCGGCTGGGCAAGCGGGTGCTGAGCAAGCTGCAGTCTCCGTCGCGGGCTCGCGGGCCGGGGGGCAGCTCCGGGGGGTTGCAGAAACGGCACGCGCGTGTCACCGTCAAGTACGACCGGCGGGAGCTGCAGCGGCGGCTGGACGTGGAGAAGTGGATCGACGGGCGCTTGGAGGAGCTGTACCGCGGCAGG GAGGCAGACATGCCTGACGAGGTCAACATCGATGAATTGTTAGAATTAGAGAGTGAAGACGAGAGAAGCCAGAAAATCCAG GGACTCCTGAAGTCGTGCAGGAACCCCACAGAG GACTTCATCCAGGAGCTGCTGACGAAGCTGCGAGGCCTCCACAAGCAGCCAGGCCTCCGCCAGTCCAGCTCCTCCCAGGACGGCAGCCTGAGCCCCCTCCAGGACCGGGCCCGGACTGCGCCCCCCTGA